In Pseudomonas oryzihabitans, the DNA window ATCAAGTTCGTCCTGCAACCCAAGTTCGATGCCCAGCGGCGCCTGGTCAGTGCCGAGCTGCTGGCGCGCTGGGAGTGTCCCGGCGTGGGGGTGGTGCTGCCCAGCGTCTTCGTTGCCCTGGCCGAGCAGAATGGCATGGCGTCTTCCCTGGGCCGCCTGGCGATCCGGCGTGCTGCTGCCTATGCCCGTGACTTGCAGCTGGCGGGGGTGAACATTCCGGTGGCGGTGAACATCTCCGCACGTCAGGTGGCGGATGACGAGCTGGGCCTGGTGCTGGAGCGCGCCTGCACCGAGTTTGGCGTGCGGCCGCGGGCCCTGGAGCTGGAGGTGACCGAGTCGGTGTTCCTGCAGCGCGGCACGCCGGAACGGCGCCTGGGCCGGCTGCGCGACCAGGGCTTCCGCGTGGCCATGGATGACTTCGGTACCGGTTACTCGTCGCTGAGCTATCTGCACCGGCTGTCGTTCGACACCATCAAGATCGACCGTAGCTTCCTGCTGTCGGTGGATCGTGACGCGCGCTCGCGGCAATTGCTGGCCGGTATCGTCAGCCTGTGCCGGGCGCTCAACATGCAGATCGTCGCCGAGGGCGTGGAGACCCAGGCGCAGTTCGAACTGCTCAAGAGCCTGGGCGTGGATACCTTTCAGGGCTTTCTGCTCGGCCGACCACAGTCGCTGGAAAGTCTGCTGCTGCTGGCTGGCACCACGGACTATGCGCCGGTGCTCTATTAGCCTCTGCGCTCGGCCAGCACGCCCAGCAGGCAGACGCCGATCAGCAGCACCGGGGCCAGGGCGTAGTTGTTGAACTGCGCGAGCCCCTTGACCACCCAGGGCGTCAGGAAGGTCATGGCAGCGCCATAGAGGGCCAGGCTCGCCAGGGCGAAGGCCGGGATTCGGATGGCGGTCGGCAGGCTGCCCAGGCGGGCCTGGATGAAGCCATTGACCTGGCTGCCGAACAGCACCAGCAGGGTAGCGGTGACCGCCAGGGCCACCTCGTCCAGGTGGCTGCGGCTCCAGCGGGAGAGGTCGGCGATATGGTCGAGCACGAAGTCCAAGGCAGAGCTCCTCGTCAGTCAGGTAGAAAGGATTGCAAGAGGTCGTTCAGGAACAGCTGGCCGCGGGCCGTTGGGCGCAGACGCTCCGCGTCTTCCGCCAGCAGGCCGGTACGCCGCGCCGCCGCCAGCGCGGGCGCCAGGCTGTCCAGCGACTGGCCGGTCCGTTGCGGATACCAGGCGGCGGGTACCCCGTCCACCAGGCGCAGGGCGTTCATCATGAAATCGAAGGGCAGGTCGGCCGGTTCCAGTCGCTTCGCACCGGCCTGGAAAGCCCTGGCCGGATCGAGATAGTCCCTGGGCAGACGGGTCTTCCAGGTACGCATCAGGCTGCCATCCGGCGCGCTGAGCTTGGCGTGGGCACCGGCGCCGATGCCGAGGAAGTCGCCAAAGCCCCAGTAGTTGAGATTGTGCCGCGCCTGGCGCCCGGGCTGGGCATAGGCGGAGGTCTCGTACTGCTGGTAGCCGGCGGCCGCCAGGCGCGCCTGGCCGGCTTCCTGGATGTCCCAGAGGGTGTCGTCTTCGGGCAGCTCGGGCGGCTGGCTCCAGAACACCGTATTGGGCTCCATGGTCAGCTGGTACCAGGACAGGTGCGTGGGCGCCAGGGCGATGGCCTGATCGAGATCGCCGAGGGCATCGGCGACGCTCTGCTCCGGCAGGCCGTGCATGAGATCCAGGTTGAAATTGTCGAAGCCGGCGGCGCGGGCCCGATCGGCGGCGCGGATGGCTTCGTCGCGCCCATGGATGCGCCCCAGGGCCTTGAGCTTGGCGTCCTGGAAACTCTGGATGCCGATGGATAGCCGATTGATGCCCAGCCCACGATAGGCGACGAACTTGGCCTGCTCGAAGGTGCCGGGATTGGCCTCCAGGGTGATCTCGATGTCCGGCG includes these proteins:
- the hemW gene encoding radical SAM family heme chaperone HemW, which encodes MTDTFALPPLALYVHIPWCVRKCPYCDFNSHAAGPTLPETEYVDALLADLDNDLIHVHGRPLTSIFFGGGTPSLFSADALGRLLEGVARRLAFAPDIEITLEANPGTFEQAKFVAYRGLGINRLSIGIQSFQDAKLKALGRIHGRDEAIRAADRARAAGFDNFNLDLMHGLPEQSVADALGDLDQAIALAPTHLSWYQLTMEPNTVFWSQPPELPEDDTLWDIQEAGQARLAAAGYQQYETSAYAQPGRQARHNLNYWGFGDFLGIGAGAHAKLSAPDGSLMRTWKTRLPRDYLDPARAFQAGAKRLEPADLPFDFMMNALRLVDGVPAAWYPQRTGQSLDSLAPALAAARRTGLLAEDAERLRPTARGQLFLNDLLQSFLPD
- a CDS encoding DUF3392 family protein, which codes for MDFVLDHIADLSRWSRSHLDEVALAVTATLLVLFGSQVNGFIQARLGSLPTAIRIPAFALASLALYGAAMTFLTPWVVKGLAQFNNYALAPVLLIGVCLLGVLAERRG